A region of Eschrichtius robustus isolate mEscRob2 chromosome 19, mEscRob2.pri, whole genome shotgun sequence DNA encodes the following proteins:
- the IGSF23 gene encoding immunoglobulin superfamily member 23 → MRCPLGAASSGHSPAWRRMLLTGSLLAFFTCSASSELPSSASLDSLTEGANAHLPVPRSLDGVLSTSWFRGHEAQAEAMISSPEGLPGSGHTGRETLDTQGSLVIRNVTTQDAGSYTVVLETSRGRRSATEQIQIKPTLTGCWLLTFPGNTQGILRSELNYSVILQWVASIEPEPVLRWTFNGHPRGIGERLIIQRLSLEDLGTYVCLAENSQGMCFSQPVTIMLPQDIVDPTDPVPIKPNPTLSLSGSSAFALIVAAPVVLVGSTVFTIIWKLRNMEFTVLCLALQMGSRCFSNHVEKGTIP, encoded by the exons ATGAGGTGTCCTCTGGGCGCCGCCAGCTCCGGCCACAGCCCCGCCTGGAGAAGGATGCTTCTAACAG GCAGCCTGCTCGCATTCTTCACCTGCTCTGCCTCCTCGGAGCTGCCCTCCTCTGCGTCTCTGGACTCCTTGACAGAAGGAGCCAATGCCCACCTGCCAGTCCCCAGAAGCCTCGATGGGGTTCTCTCCACTTCTTGGTTCCGAGGGCACGAGGCCCAGGCAGAAGCCATGATCTCCTCCCCTGAGGGCCTCCCAGGGTCCGGCCACACTGGCCGGGAGACGCTGGATACCCAAGGCAGCCTGGTCATCAGAAATGTGACAACTCAAGATGCAGGCAGCTACACCGTGGTGCTGGAAACCAGCAGGGGACGCAGGAGTGCGACGGAGCAGATACAG atcaag CCAACTCTGACGGGGTGCTGGCTGCTGACATTCCCAGGGAACACACAAGGTATCCTCCGGAGTGAACTCAACTACTCAGTGATCCTGCAGTGGGTGGCTTCCATCGAACCTGAACCTGTGCTACGATGGACCTTCAATGGGCATCCTCGCGGGATCGGGGAGAGGCTGATTATCCAGAGGTTGTCCTTGGAGGATCTGGGCACCTATGTATGCTTGGCCGAGAATAGCCAGGGAATGTGTTTCTCCCAGCCTGTGACTATCATGCTGCCAC AAGACATCGTGGATCCCACAGACCCTGTGCCCATCAAGCCGAACCCTACCCTCTCCCTGTCAGGAAGCTCTGCCTTTGCCCTCATTGTGGCCGCACCTGTGGTACTGGTTGGAAGCACGGTCTTCACCATAATCTGGAAGCTAAG